The DNA window AGAATGGAAGATCAAGCTTAAAGGGACAATATACCCCAAATACTAGTTAGAAAAGCAGTCAGGCTCAGAGTAACAGCAGCATAAATGGTTCCTGGTCAAGGAACGCCTATGTCACCACTGAAGTCTATCCCTCAGAGAGAAGCCATGGGTCTTCACTGAAGACCCAATGTCTCCCACAATGGCCAATATTGTTTTCTTATAGCTGGTGATTACTGGGTACTTTATAAGACTCTTCTATATACATTATTATGTTTAGtccccttatttttttctgtatactatctatttccattttacatatttaaacataGAGCCCACGAAAAAGTAGAAATTAGGaacttaaaaacatgtttacAGACTTAACTGTATCCCATCTTTCAGTACCTCCAACTTCCTCATTGCTCATATATTTGCCCCaatgttacatttttttgtttgtttccagtagacctgatttctttttttaataagaaaaatttttaatgttttttttttgagagagacagagtacaaatgagagaagggcagagagagacagagacatagaatctaaagcaggatccaggctctgagttgtcaacacagagcgtgatgtggggcttgaactcatgaacagtgagatcataacatgagccaaagttggatactaaacctactgagccactcaggcatcccaagatCTGATTTCTATACTTGATGAGAGAGatatcattttcttcctctctcatttttctttctaaaacatagATTTTGACTGATCTTTCATCCTGAGATCAGAAATTTTCTCATAGATGCACCTTCTTAGTTTGTAGagatctctgcctctctcaacaGATACATCTCTTGGAGAGTGTCAATAAATGCACATTGCCTTCCCAGGCAGGGTTGCAGAAAGTATCAGCACTATTGATGTGGAACATCATGGATaaagatttttggttttgtatgTGCAGTTTCAAAAACATGGTCTGAAGGGACCATACTCCAGGACTACAGCCCATCATTCCCATTAACAGAGTAAGTATTGATTAATCAAGCGGTCATGTGTGAATTGACAACAGGAAAGGAATTCTCCAATGGGCAGAATATTTCTTTCCATTAATAGAAATTCCAGTGGGTTCTTTtcattaactttaaaaacatggaCATTTTCTGTGCTTTCCCCCATGATGTGTAAGAGCCAAAGGGATCATCCGGAAGGTTGAAGAAAGAACATAGAGAACTGAGCCCATTTTAGAGATGCTTAATCAGTAAAACTAGATAAGGTTGTGTTTCCAGTGGAGAGCAGTCTTTGATGCTACTTGCAGTGGCAGAGATGGGCAGTTAGTCTCTGTATCTCCTAATCAATTCTATGCTAACATTGAAGTAATTTTATTCTTAACCCCCATCCCCATTGGCTCCTTGAAATCCAACATCTTCTAACAAGGAATTTATAGGATATCTGGTAGATTACAGCTCTCTTTGTCTAGTGTCCTTTCAATGATGTCTTTTTAATACTACAGAATACTCTCTCTTGATGGAGACGCGGAAAACAATTGGTAGGAGACAATTCCTACCAAAAACACCTAGTAAAACCACTCTGGAttagttttaaatatgaatgttaaAATACTCTACCAGATTCCCTTATTCTGGAGATATATCTACTTGCACGTATGACTCCACATTTTTGTTCAGCATCGAAGACCAAAAGGTACTGGTCATAAATGAGAGGAAAGACATGAGTTGTCAGATCCTATAAGGCAGAGGAAACGGCAGGCACCCAGTCTCCAATAACCTTTATGTGTCTCACCCCGGGTTGGATCTCTGGCACCTGCCTTGGTCAAAGTCCCTGGACTCCAGACATAGGAAAATGTTCAACAGCAGTCAATTCATCCCCAAATATTTCCTTCTGACTGGTCTCCCTGGTCTGGAGGCCCTGTACCCTTGGTTTATCTTCCCATTCTGCTCCATATACCTGGTGGCCCTGGTGGGCAATAGCCTGGTCCTGGCAGTGATCAGGAAAAACACCATTCTGCACCAGCCGATGTACCTTTTCCTAGCTATGCTGGCCTTTGCAGAACTGGGTGTCTCTGCTTCGACACTACCCACTGTGTTGGGCATCTTCCTTTTTGGTGCCAATGAGATCTGCTTTGAAGCCTGCCTATTGCAGATGTTCTCCATACATTCATTTTCCATCATGGAGTCAGGAGTTCTGCTGGCCATGTCGGTGGACCGCTTTCTGGCCATCTACAACCCACTGAGGTACACGGCCATCCTGACCGGTCCCCGTATTGCTGGTACCGGTGCCGCACTTGGACTAAAGAGTGTGATGCTCATGTTCCCACTGCCCTTCCTCCTGAAGCGTCTGCCCTTCTGTGGCCACAATGTTCTCTCCCATTCCTACTGCCTTCACTCAGATCTAATCCAGCTGCCCTGCGGGGACACACGCCCCAACAGCATTCTGGGGCTCTGCATCGTCACTTCCACTTTTGGGCTGGACTCGCTGCTCATCGTCCTCTCTTATGTGCTGATCCTCTACACCGTGCTGGATATCACCTCTGGTGAGGGAAGGCAGAAGGCCCTTAACACATGTGTTTCACACATCTGTGCGGTGCTCGTGTACTACGTGCCCATGATCAGCGTAGCTCTGGTGCACCGCTTCATGAAGCATGCGGCACCTACGGTCCGTCTACTCCTCGCCAATGTCTATCTTCTGGTGCCTCCTGTGCTCAACCCCATCATCTACAGTGTTAAGACGAAGCAGATTCGCCAGGGACTAATCCAACTCATtcgtcaaagaaaataaaaagggaattgGGGCTGATGAGATGGTCACTATCAGCCAGTCAGTTTCATCACCAAAAATGGTCCGGAGAAGCACAGAGTACTCATCACTTTATCAAGTTAGAAAGTTTGGTAAGGCTGCGTGTTGATGTAGGTATTGAGAACCTGCATTTTATATACAAGATATCATAATGTAAATCAGTACTGGATAGTATTTTGTCAACTATTTTGTTGTGTCAACATAAAATGTACCTACTCTCTAACCCAGAAATACCAATTTTTAGCATGGCCTTCGATCTACACTCTGATACTTCTTTACGAACACAGAGATGTGAATGAGAATTTTCACTTCAGCaacatctgaaataaaataataaaagaaaaatgaactggcTGTCAATAGGTAGATAGTTAAATGAGTTAGGATCTGGCCATACCATGGTGTatactagttttttaaaaaaatccagggagtgcctgggtggctcagttggttaagtgtctgacttcagctcaggtcatgatctcacggttcaagccctgcgtcgggctctgtgctgacagctcagagcctggagtctgctttggattctgtctctctcttctctctgtctttcccctgcttgcactctgtctctgtctctctcaaaaataaataaacatttaaaaaaagaataatgtttcaACACTTCATTACAAAAATGTACATAactatgtttatatacatatatttaagtgtATACTGAAAACCTGCTCAAGCCTTGGGGCAATTGAACACAAACCTAGTACTAAGAACAAAGTCCTATAATTGAGAATAATCCCAGAAGGAACAGTTTTGTAAGTCAGGGGTCTGTATGGTTCCTGAGGAATATTGACTTAATTGACTTTGGGGAATAACACTAATTCCCTCTGCTAAGACCTCACTGGAAGAATCTGATACAGTGAAGTGGGAAGCAGAGAGCATAATTTGCTAATGCTAAGTACACTTAGTCAACTCAAGAACTTAAAATGTGAGGTTCCAGAAGCTGTGCTGAGTGGAAGTCCTTGCACACAGGGTGTTAGCAGGgaagcatgggaggagcagattCTAAGAGGCTTGCTGTCCTTGGTTGGGTAGGGGCCCGGATTTGCAAATGTCTGTCTCCTCCTCACAACACAACTTGCCCCCCATACTCGAATCCCATCAGAAATTCTAATTGCACATTTACTTTCTTGTTGTTTGTCTCATACCACACATCACAACTGTAACCAACTAGTTATCTTCGCACTGTTGTaattttttatgtcctttatGTTTTAAGTTCAATAAGGCAGGACAATGTCTTTTCCTTCACCCCATCCACTATGTACAGAGGCCCCTCTAGTGCCTGGAATATACTAgctcctcaataaatgtttggaaaatgaaCAGAGtaattactgaatgaatgaatacaggtCTACATACATTTCCTTGGCCTTATGTTAATATCACCCCCTTTTTTCTGTGTTCATATACTCCATTTGATGACACTGTATACTCATTagcctttctctcccctctgtttCTGTATTAACTACAATTTTTGTCCCTCACTTACTTTTCCAGATTCTCTTTCCAAAGTTTAAAGAATATGCTCCTGCAAATATTAAGCCCTTTAATTTCTCAGTAAAACATTTCTGGTCTTTATGCCAAATTTACTCTCAGTCCCAGCATGTGTACTTAAGTTAAACATTCCCAGTAACACTGGGGAGACTTTCGGGGAAATGCACATGCTTTCATCTTTATCACGTATGGAAAATCTATGAAGTATTACTTAGTgatcagaaaagaatgaaatcttgccatttgcaacaacacggatggaactagagtattatgctaagtcagtcagagaaagacaaacacccaatgatttcactcatatgtggaatttaagacacaaaatagATGACCATATAAGAtgcgggggggagagagaaggggaaacaaaccataaaagacactttataatagagaacaaactgaaggttgctgtaGGGTAGGTGGGCGGAGGATGGCCTAGaagggtgatggacattaaggagggcacttgttgggatgagtattgggtattatatgtaagtgatgaatcactgaattctattcctgaaactgttaatatactatatgttaactaaaatttaaataaatgaatgaacaaataaataaatagaaaatctatggtgatatttcagattttttataaTATGTGAGATAGAAATACACTTGAAAGGACATTTGAAAATAGGAAGAGGGTGTGTGAGGGTGTTATAGAAGTTATATCTGCGATATATTTTACGAATCTACAAAACTCCCTAAAGTAAGTTGTTCACATTATACAGGGATGATGGCTCATGAAAAGAGAtttgaattcatatatatatgaatatttatattttataaaatttatttatttttttaatttttttaatgtttttatttatttttgagagacagagcacgagcaggggagggtcagaaagagagagaaacacagaatgtgaagcaggctccaggctctgagctagcagtcagcacagagcccaacgcagggctcagacccacaaaccatgagatcatgacctgaactgatgccagatgcttaaccgactgagccacccatgcgctcctaatttatataatttaagtttcctcatttatattatttaaaattcctcATCCTTAAACGCCTTGGTAATCTATCTCAAAATGTGATGAAGACTAATTCAAATTTGAATATGGGTTCATTTTTTCCTTATAGGTTTTAGATAAACGATTTTTACAAGCTTTCATGTATATggtttctttattcttctcttgaGAATATCTCCATGCTGCTCataattctactttattttcccctttgtaaaCATACCCATTTGGTCTAGTTGTCATTCTCCCTTTTCCATCTCTGTTCCTGCAATAGTGTGGTGTCGCCCCCTAGGGGAGGGATCACACTggggcttttttttctctttctcagagacCCTGGAATCCAGGTTAGCATTTCATGGTGTTCATATGTTACTCCCTGCCCAGAAtagggctcgggtcatgatttcatggtttgtggatttgagccctgtgtcaggctctgcatggatgttgcagagcctgcttgggattttctctttcaccctctctctgtccctcctctgctcatgctctttctccctcaaaataaataaataaacttaaaaaaattatcactcGTATTGGATATTAAGGATTGGGGGAAATTAGTTTCTCACTGTGACAGAAGATTTTGCTACATAATATTAACATTTCCTCTTCTTGGAAAGTAAAAGATAAACTATCATATTAAGACATTTAGGTTATTAAAGAAggatattttgtgttttgtaatGGTATGAAAACAAGAAGAATGCCTTCTAATATTGATCAAACTCACTATTACAACTTGCTCAAATTTGTCTATTAGAAAGAATCTAGGATTTTCTTTGGTCTTTGAATTGTGACGGGTTTTAGAAGTGGTCATGGGTGCAGAGGTGGAATTGAGCCTTTCTGTTCATCATCCAAGAAGCCAATGGGTCCAAAGCATTGCATACCTATTGTTTTTCTCACTCCAAGACATATCAATAATACAACTTAGACTGCAACCAGGGGCATTTATTCTGTTACAAAGAGGTAATTATCAGGATGCATTATATTACATGTTTGCTAAGAACAGAGGGGGGACTCCCATGTAAGCTATGCCTAatgtacaatttaaatttttaataaatggaaatgtGTATTTACCAGGAGCcttggaaaacatttaaatggcTGATTTGTCCTGTTTCTTTATTCTCTACTTAATTTTCCAGTAAACAGAGCtgtgaaattgttttatttctagcCTTTTACTTAAAGAAATTGTGT is part of the Suricata suricatta isolate VVHF042 chromosome 11, meerkat_22Aug2017_6uvM2_HiC, whole genome shotgun sequence genome and encodes:
- the LOC115272177 gene encoding olfactory receptor 51I1-like, producing the protein MFNSSQFIPKYFLLTGLPGLEALYPWFIFPFCSIYLVALVGNSLVLAVIRKNTILHQPMYLFLAMLAFAELGVSASTLPTVLGIFLFGANEICFEACLLQMFSIHSFSIMESGVLLAMSVDRFLAIYNPLRYTAILTGPRIAGTGAALGLKSVMLMFPLPFLLKRLPFCGHNVLSHSYCLHSDLIQLPCGDTRPNSILGLCIVTSTFGLDSLLIVLSYVLILYTVLDITSGEGRQKALNTCVSHICAVLVYYVPMISVALVHRFMKHAAPTVRLLLANVYLLVPPVLNPIIYSVKTKQIRQGLIQLIRQRK